One genomic region from Entelurus aequoreus isolate RoL-2023_Sb linkage group LG14, RoL_Eaeq_v1.1, whole genome shotgun sequence encodes:
- the fign gene encoding fidgetin — protein sequence MITSTAFYGLKMQWTPEHTQWAEQHFDISSTTRSPAHKVEAYRGHLQRTYQYAWANDDISALTASNLLKKYAEKYSGILEGPNERALLCSYTEGTAGLLNGRKSENEPWQEGIYPMNCAPDVISVSKAGMTAALPPTDVSASIGSSPGVPSSLSEPSYSSSNCGSHTATTLHSGLSSQEYSANYNGSYLHSSYSGQTTPALPSPLHSAGLLQPPPPSLVPSYNGGSPNLPSYNYPPTGYASQTAVGPGYSPGGAPPPSAYLPSGIAAPTPIPPSTLPGYTYQSHNHTPIAPAPMNGSASNSLKRKAFYMSGHGEVDSSYGEFNYNQRSSHSPMYRLADSSVSDSTRGNGFDRNAEASSLAFKTTKQTIPSDQQRKFSIHSSGALTPPSFGSTKSSVDETYSKFGSPILSEQSEEHRQHLPHSLTGPDIATPTSSIHAAEEQLKNSDPNLVDMVTAEILQQCPPMDWSDIAGLDMAKAAIKEEILWPILRPDMFSGLHTLPRNLLLFGPQGSGRTLLARCMASQLGAAFLRLSSSALVTKWLVEGDKIIQASFLMARCRQPAVVFISEVDLLLSAQLSEDSPVSRLKAELLMQLDSILSSAEDHVLVVCSTSKPEEIPESLRRYFTKRLLIPLPDGTARHQIISQVLSQHNYCLSDKEMSLLVQRTEGFSGLDVVQLCQEAVVGALHGVPASDLSAIHPRQMRPVSFQDFDNIFCKFQPSISQKELDTYTEWNKMFGCNQ from the coding sequence GTCTAAAGATGCAGTGGACCCCAGAGCACACACAATGGGCAGAACAACACTTTGACATCTCATCCACTACCCGCTCGCCAGCGCACAAAGTCGAGGCCTACCGGGGGCACTTACAGCGGACGTACCAGTATGCGTGGGCAAACGATGATATCTCCGCGCTGACTGCCTCCAATCTGCTGAAGAAGTACGCCGAAAAGTACTCTGGGATCCTGGAAGGCCCGAATGAAAGAGCCCTTCTCTGTTCCTACACCGAAGGCACAGCCGGACTCTTGAACGGACGCAAGTCGGAGAATGAGCCCTGGCAGGAGGGGATTTACCCGATGAACTGTGCTCCAGATGTTATATCTGTGAGCAAAGCCGGAATGACAGCTGCCCTACCCCCTACAGATGTGTCAGCTAGCATCGGCAGCTCCCCGGGGGTGCCGAGCAGCTTGTCTGAGCCGAGCTATTCCAGCAGTAACTGCGGGAGTCACACGGCCACGACTCTCCACTCTGGCCTTTCCTCTCAGGAATACAGCGCAAACTACAACGGCTCCTACCTGCATTCTAGCTACAGTGGTCAGACCACCCCGGCCCTCCCTTCCCCTTTGCACAGCGCTGGGCTCTTACAGCCTCCTCCCCCCAGCTTAGTACCGAGCTACAATGGCGGGTCTCCAAACCTTCCCAGCTACAATTATCCTCCGACAGGGTACGCCTCTCAGACGGCTGTCGGCCCTGGTTACAGCCCTGGGGGAGCGCCCCCTCCTTCTGCTTATCTGCCTTCTGGTATCGCAGCCCCCACACCGATCCCTCCCTCCACACTGCCTGGCTACACCTACCAGTCCCACAATCACACGCCAATTGCCCCGGCACCTATGAACGGGAGCGCATCCAACTCGTTAAAACGAAAGGCTTTCTACATGAGCGGACATGGGGAGGTGGACTCTAGCTACGGGGAATTCAACTACAACCAGCGCTCCTCTCACAGTCCCATGTACAGACTAGCCGACAGCAGTGTCTCCGACTCGACCCGGGGCAATGGCTTTGACAGAAATGCCGAGGCCTCCTCTTTAGCTTTCAAGACGACCAAACAGACAATACCTTCTGATCAGCAAAGAAAATTCAGCATACACTCAAGCGGGGCGCTAACTCCTCCGTCCTTCGGATCGACCAAAAGCTCTGTGGATGAGACCTACAGTAAGTTCGGTTCCCCCATTTTGAGCGAACAAAGCGAAGAGCACAGACAGCACCTGCCTCATTCCCTAACAGGGCCTGATATCGCTACTCCTACCTCGTCCATCCATGCTGCTGAGGAGCAACTGAAGAACAGTGATCCCAACCTGGTGGACATGGTGACGGCAGAAATCCTTCAGCAGTGCCCTCCAATGGACTGGAGTGACATTGCCGGACTGGATATGGCCAAAGCGGCCATCAAGGAAGAGATATTGTGGCCCATTTTAAGGCCAGACATGTTCAGTGGACTTCACACATTACCTCGTaaccttcttttatttggacctcaGGGATCGGGTAGAACGCTGTTGGCTCGCTGCATGGCCAGCCAGCTTGGGGCCGCCTTCTTGCGGCTCAGCAGCTCAGCTCTGGTGACCAAGTGGTTGGTCGAGGGGGACAAAATCATCCAGGCTTCTTTCCTCATGGCCCGCTGTCGCCAGCCAGCGGTCGTGTTCATCAGCGAGGTGGACCTCCTCCTGTCGGCCCAGCTCAGCGAGGACAGCCCAGTGAGTCGACTGAAGGCCGAGCTACTCATGCAACTTGATAGTATTTTGTCCTCTGCTGAGGACCACGTTCTGGTGGTCTGCTCCACCAGTAAGCCAGAAGAGATTCCGGAGTCCCTAAGGAGGTACTTTACCAAGCGATTGCTCATCCCCTTACCCGATGGGACGGCACGACACCAGATAATCAGCCAAGTGCTCTCGCAACACAACTACTGTCTCAGTGACAAGGAGATGTCATTACTGGTTCAGAGGACAGAGGGCTTTTCGGGACTCGACGTGGTTCAGCTTTGTCAAGAAGCCGTGGTCGGTGCTCTGCACGGCGTCCCCGCTTCCGACCTGTCAGCCATCCATCCGAGGCAAATGAGGCCGGTCTCCTTTCAAGACTTTGACAATATATTTTGTAAATTCCAGCCCAGCATATCACAAAAAGAACTCGACACGTACACGGAATGGAATAAAATGTTTGGTTGTAATCAGTGA